A window of the Dictyostelium discoideum AX4 chromosome 4 chromosome, whole genome shotgun sequence genome harbors these coding sequences:
- a CDS encoding RapGAP/RanGAP domain-containing protein — translation MIAPAVGYIIEGSSINEPAQVYDCNVPNLLDDVFDLSDNDSIYYRDNFLNCAHYNFLSLPSASPNGPVGISIVLDKDSKNYLALVRTQAGNERVKIPVDNIKASWWRRIFRTGPSPYDILKALGNNYGGLKLITDPRISQALMNLEEKQTIKGFKFGILYAQEGQNKEDEMFSNVQTSPEFEEFLDFIGDRVPLEGWTHFRAGLDVRTGTTGSHSIYQRWNNNEVMYHVSCMLPFNEKDKQQLERKRHIGNDIVVIVFQDGDTVYRPTTISSRQVHVVLLVKAVKLDSDPNQRYYKMAVVSKDNVPQFGPPMPANGLFKKDQAFKDFFYAKLLNAEKASYTAPILGVKLSRTRVALLKDVSEAFVK, via the exons atgattgcGCCAGCTGTAGGATATATTATTGAAGGGTCATCCATAAATGAACCCGCCCAAGTATATGATTGCAATGTTCCAAATTTATTGGATGAtgtatttgatttatcagataatgattcaatttattatagagataactttttaaattgtg caCACTATAACTTTCTTTCATTACCATCAGCATCACCAAATGGTCCAGTTGGTATTTCAATTGTATTAGATAAAGATTCAAAAAACTATTTAGCATTAGTTAGAACTCAAGCT ggtaaTGAAAGAGTTAAAATACCAGTTGATAATATAAAAGCATCATGGTGGAGAAGAATATTTAGAACAGGACCATCACCATACGATATATTGAAAGCATTAGGTAATAATTATGGAggattaaaattgataacaGATCCAAGAATATCACAAGCTTTAATGAATCTTGAAGAGAAACAAACAATTAAAGGATTTAAATTTGGAATATTGTACGCTCAAGAAGGACAAAACAAAGAGGATGAAATGTTTTCAAACGTTCAAACTAGTCCAGAGTTTGAAGAGTTTTTGGATTTTATTGGTGATCGTGTTCCATTGGAGGGTTGGACACACTTTAGAGCGGGATTGGACGTTAGAACTGGTACAACCGGTTCACATTCAATCTATCAGCGTTGGAACAACAATGAGGTGATGTATCATGTCTCTTGCATGCTACCATTCAATGAAAAGGATAAACAACAATTGGAGAGAAAACGTCACATCGGTAACGATATTGTGGTCATCGTTTTCCAAGACGGTGATACCGTCTACAGACCAACCACAATTAGTTCTCGTCAAGTTCATGTTGTATTATTGGTTAAGGCGGTCAAATTGGATTCCGATCCAAATCAACGTTACTATAAAATGGCTGTGGTTTCAAAGGATAATGTTCCTCAATTCGGTCCACCAATGCCCGCAAATGGACTCTTCAAAAAGGATCAAGCCTTTAAGGATTTCTTTTATGCAAAGTTATTAAACGCCGAAAAAGCCTCTTACACCGCCCCAATTTTAGGTGTTAAATTATCACGTACAAGAGTTGCTTTATTAAAAGATGTTTCTGAAGCTTTtgttaaataa
- the clybl gene encoding citrate lyase subunit beta-like protein has translation MIHILKSVKKLRPLINNNNKLFFSSSTTTTTIIKKPGIFNKSQNIYDKPLRRVFFNVPGSDKRKIDKSLALSDTIDSIVLDLEDGVSVNRKQEARDTIQKAVVEESFGKAEVLIRVNSVDSGLLEDDIDMIGKISSYIDGLVIPKVEHPDHLIYITQLLREKCGESNANNLKFMACVESAISLINLKEICNYNEKMNSSNNNNKSQLNALIFASEDYCADTGITRTPTATELLYARSSVVNHAVANGLQAIDMVCINYKNSEVLKKETHEGVQLGFHGKQAIHPNQIDIINQSFRPSLEKFNFATKIVEQNEIHQSQGKGAFEIDGKMIDMPMVKWARNILSIENFYPPRDSEEIEQQQQ, from the coding sequence atgataCACATACTTAAATcagttaaaaaattaagaccattgattaataataataataaattatttttttcaagttcaacaacaacaacaacaataattaaaaaaccaggaatttttaataaatcacaaAATATATATGATAAACCATTAAGAAGAGTATTTTTTAATGTACCAGGAAGTGATAAAAGGAAGattgataaatcattagCATTATCAGATACAATTGATTCTATTGTATTAGATTTAGAAGATGGTGTATCAGTTAATAGAAAACAAGAAGCAAGAGATACCATCCAAAAAGCAGTAGTTGAAGAATCATTTGGTAAAGCAGAGGTTTTGATTAGAGTGAATTCAGTGGATAGTGGTTTATTAGAGGATGATATCGATATGATTGGAAAGATTTCATCATATATTGACGGTTTAGTTATACCAAAGGTTGAACATCCTGATCATCTCATTTACATCACACAATTATTAAGAGAGAAATGTGGTGAATCAAATgcaaataatttgaaatttatgGCATGTGTTGAATCTGCCATcagtttaattaatttaaaagaaatttgtaattataatgaaaaaatgaatagtagcaataacaataataaatcacaATTAAATGCATTAATATTCGCAAGTGAGGATTATTGTGCAGATACAGGTATAACTAGAACACCAACAGCAACAGAATTATTATATGCACGTAGTAGTGTAGTTAATCATGCAGTTGCAAATGGATTACAAGCAATTGATATGGTTTGTATAAACTATAAAAATTCAgaagtattaaaaaaagaaactcATGAAGGTGTTCAATTAGGTTTCCATGGTAAACAAGCTATTCATCCAAATCAAATCGATATCATCAATCAATCATTCCGTCCATCATTAGAGAAATTCAATTTTGCCACTAAAATCGTTgaacaaaatgaaattcaTCAATCACAAGGTAAAGGTgcttttgaaattgatggtAAAATGATTGATATGCCAATGGTAAAATGGGCAAGAAATATTCTCTCAATTGAAAACTTTTATCCACCAAGAGATTCAGAAGAaattgaacaacaacaacaataa
- the rcdII gene encoding PH domain-containing protein — protein MDSNAAEKSSKEIIEDLQRQLLTEKNRNRTLVEELKQLRDSHARIQIVTENEEEYITNKFMKYLNQLKKEKEELALKVEQEEEYLTNTLQKKMLTIMKEKVDLENQLEQEEEFIVNKLQKQIQDVMKDKKALEKRLENEINDHRSLLKLQDEVIVLRDKIKELESNGNKKEDIDALKAENFVLGQKIIREQEKLSKVNSENTKLMSNLEIDDERNFNNKSKRNRSISFPTSMASTTTTTTTSITSSTTSITSSTSSINSSGSSSTNNTCNNNSSSNIPTSPLSCSSNSSGGGGGSGSLNNSCNSNCSNSSNSSNNNCNNNNNNNNGNSKLSTGVPITRSRSSSSNSNPCLITKIVKEGWLKRKSISSSNQETLEKRYYEISTDGEMREYFDETKQIPTSQYINLDTCFQIDIVTDNPNHPGYSDIKLYIKTNSISPVEIITFSTSSNDCNDWKDTISSLMPLKR, from the exons ATGGACAGTAATGCAGCAGAGAAATCttcaaaagaaataattgaaGATCTTCAAAGACAGTTATTGACagaaaaaaatagaaatagaaCATTAGTagaagaattaaaacaattaagaGACTCACATGCAAGAAtt CAAATAGTAACAGAGAATGAAGAAGAGTATATTACTAATAAATTtatgaaatatttgaatcaattgaaaaaagaaaaggaagAACTTGCCTTAAAAGTGGAACAAGAGGAAGAATACCTTACAAATACTCTTCAAAAGAAAATGTTAACT ATTATGAAAGAAAAAGTCGATCttgaaaatcaattagaacaagaagaagaattcattgtaaataaattacaaaaacaaattcaagaTGTAATGAAAGataaaaa agCATTAGAAAAAAGattagaaaatgaaattaatgatcATAGATCACTTTTGAAATTACAAGATGAGGTAATTGTATTAAGAGATAAAATCAAAGAACTTGAATctaatggtaataaaaaagaagatattGATGCATTAAAAGCTGAAAACTTTGTATTAGGTCAAAAGATTATTAGAGAACAAGAAAAACTTTCAAAAGTTAATTCAGAAAATACTAAATTAATGtcaaatttagaaattgatGACGAAAG aaattttaataataaatctaaaagaAATAGAAGTATATCATTCCCAACATCAATGGcatcaacaactactacaacaactacatcAATTACTTCATCAACCACATCAATTACTTCATCGACTTCATCAATAAATTCATCAGGTTCATCTTCAACAAACAATacatgtaataataatagtagtagtaatataccaacatcaccattaagttgtagtagtaatagtagtggtggtggtggtggtagtggaagtttaaataatagttgtAATAGTAATTGTAgcaatagtagtaatagtagtaataacaattgcaacaacaacaacaacaataataatggaaattcaaaattaagtACAGGTGTACCAATTACAAGATCaagatcatcatcatcaaattcaaatccaTGTTTAATTACAAAGATTGTCAAAGAAGGTTGGTTAAAGAGAAAATCAATTAGTAGTTCAAATCAAGAAACTTTAGAAAAGAGATATTATGAAATCTCAACCGATGGTGAAATGAGGGAATATTTCGATGAAACTAAACAAATTCCAACTTCACAATACATAAACTTAGATACCTGCTTCCAAATTGATATCGTCACTGATAATCCAAATCATCCAGGTTATTCcgatataaaattatacatcaaaacaaattcaatctCTCCTGTTgaaattattactttttcaaCTTCTTCAAATGATTGTAATGATTGGAAAGATACAATTTCATCTTTAATGCcattaaaaagataa
- the rnrA gene encoding ribonucleoside-diphosphate reductase, whose product MISNSINVTPNKESKMYVVKRDGTKENVSFDKITSRISFLCEMEPKLNSDIVDPIEVAQKVVSGVFPGVKTTELDNLAAETAAYMSTRHPDYGILAARISVSNLHKQTSKSFVETVKKQYEFINPKSNLLAPLVSKELYEIVMKHGERLESVIDYYRDFDYDFFGFKTLERSYLHRINGKIVERPQHMLMRVSIGIHGEDLESAINTYKRLSEKLFTHATPTLFNAGTPSPQMSSCFLVQMKEDSIDGIYDTLKQCALISKSAGGIGIAVHKIRAAQSYIRGTNGTSNGLVPMLRVFNDTARYVDQGGGKRKGAFAVYLEPWHADVFEFIDLKKNTGKEEMRARDLFYALWVSDIFMERVEQNGDWALFCPNEAPGLAETHSEEHRALYLKYEATPDLPRRVIKAQELWFAIMESQVETGTPFILYKDACNAKSNQKNLGTISSSNLCTEIIQYTSPDEIAVCNLASIALPKFVRQKVGSTDPKEKEFDHQFLFEITKLITVNLNVIIDRNYYPVAEAKTSNLRHRPIGIGIQGLADVFIKMRMPFDSVAAAKLNVEIAETIYFAALTASHELAIRDGTYESFKGSPASKGILQFDMWNVTPSSRWNWAELKDNIVNKGGLRNSLLIAPMPTASTSQILGNNECFEPYTSNIYSRRVLAGEFTIVNKQLLEDLMELGIWSPEMKNQIVAARGSIQSIGGIPDDLKELYKTVWEIRQRTLIDMAADRGAFIDQSQSFNVFIAEPTFAKLTSMHFYSWKKGLKTGMYYLRTRPAADAIQFTVDPIVSQTPKPVENNINSTTPLKTPTKTPNSSNRISTSPTNNLTSPIRFNITQQQQQQQQQQQQQNNNEDDLANYDGMTCRREEGCLVCGS is encoded by the exons aTGATaagtaatagtattaatgTAACTCCAAATAAAGAGTCAAAGATGTATGTTGTAAAAAGAGATGGTACAAAAGAAAAT gtatcatttgataaaattacatcaagaatttcatttttatgtGAAATGgaaccaaaattaaattcagaTATAGTTGATCCAATTGAAGTAGCACAAAAAGTAGTTAGTGGAGTATTTCCAGGTGTAAAGACTACAGAATTGGATAATTTGGCAGCCGAGACAGCAGCATATATGTCAACACGTCATCCAGATTATGGTATTTTGGCAGCACGTATTAGTGTATCGAATCTTCATAAACAAACTTCAAAGAGTTTTGTAGAGACAGTTAAGAAACAATATGAATTCATTAATCCAAAGAGCAATTTATTGGCACCATTGGTCAGCAAGGAGCTCTATGAAATCGTAATGAAACATGGTGAGAGATTGGAGAGTGTCATTGATTATTATCGTGATTTCGATTACGATTTCTTTGGATTCAAAACATTGGAACGTTCCTATCTTCATCGTATCAATGGTAAAATTGTCGAGCGTCCACAACACATGTTGATGCGTGTCTCCATTGGTATCCATGGCGAAGACCTCGAATCTGCCATCAACACCTACAAACGTTTGTCTGAGAAATTGTTCACTCATGCCACACCAACTCTATTCAACGCAGGTACACCATCACCACAAATGTCATCTTGTTTCTTGGTTCAAATGAAGGAGGATTCAATCGATGGTATTTATGACACTTTGAAACAATGTGCACTCATTTCAAAGAGTGCCggtggtattggtattgCAGTTCATAAGATTCGTGCTGCTCAAAGTTATATTCGTGGTACCAATGGTACAAGCAATGGTTTGGTGCCAATGCTTCGTGTTTTCAATGATACTGCTCGTTACGTCGATCAAGGTGGTGGCAAGAGAAAGGGTGCCTTTGCCGTTTACTTGGAACCATGGCACGCTGATGtctttgaatttattgatCTAAAGAAAAACACTGGTAAGGAAGAGATGAGAGCTAGAGATCTATTCTATGCTCTTTGGGTTAGTGATATTTTTATGGAACGTGTCGAACAAAATGGCGATTGGGCCCTCTTTTGTCCAAATGAAGCACCAGGTCTTGCTGAAACTCACTCAGAGGAACATCGTGCTCTCTATTTGAAATACGAAGCAACACCTGACCTCCCAAGACGTGTCATTAAAGCTCAAGAACTTTGGTTCGCCATTATGGAGTCTCAAGTTGAAACTGGTACTCCATTCATTTTGTACAAGGATGCCTGTAATGCTAAATCCAATCAAAAGAATTTAGGTACcattagtagtagtaatcTTTGTACCGAGATCATTCAATACACATCACCAGATGAAATCGCCGTTTGTAATCTTGCCTCTATAGCACTTCCAAAGTTTGTTCGTCAAAAAGTAGGCTCAACCGAtccaaaagaaaaagagttTGACCATCAATTCCTATTTGAAATCACAAAGTTAATAACCGTCAATCTTAACGTTATCATCGATCGTAACTATTATCCAGTGGCTGAGGCTAAAACTTCAAATCTTAGACATCGTCcaattggtattggtattcAAGGTTTGGCCGATGTTTTCATTAAAATGCGTATGCCTTTCGATAGTGTTGCCGCCGCtaaattaaatgttgaaaTCGCCGAAACCATTTACTTTGCCGCTTTGACTGCCTCTCATGAATTGGCGATCCGTGATGGTACCTATGAATCTTTCAAAGGTTCACCAGCTTCCAAAGGTATCCTCCAATTTGATATGTGGAATGTTACACCAAGTTCTCGTTGGAATTGGGCAGAGCTAAAGGATAACATTGTCAATAAGGGTGGTTTACGTAATTCACTCCTCATTGCACCAATGCCAACCGCTTCAACAAGTCAAATCCTTGGTAACAATGAATGCTTTGAACCTTACACTTCCAACATTTACAGTCGTCGTGTTTTAGCAGGTGAATTCACAATTGTCAACAAACAATTACTCGAAGATCTCATGGAATTGGGCATTTGGTCACCAGAGATGAAGAATCAAATCGTTGCTGCACGTGGTTCCATTCAATCCATCGGTGGCATCCCTGATGATTTGAAAGAACTCTATAAAACAGTTTGGGAAATCCGTCAAAGAACTCTCATCGATATGGCTGCTGATCGTGGTGCTTTCATCGATCAAAGTCAAAGTTTCAATGTTTTCATTGCTGAACCAACCTTTGCTAAACTCACCTCAATGCATTTCTACTCATGGAAGAAAGGTTTAAAGACTGGTATGTACTATCTTCGTACTCGTCCTGCCGCTGATGCAATTCAATTCACTGTTGATCCAATCGTATCTCAAACTCCAAAACcagttgaaaataatataaactcAACTACACCACTTAAAACTCCAACTAAAACTCCAAACTCTTCAAATCGTATCTCTACTAGTCcaactaataatttaacaagtCCAATTCGTTTTAATATaacccaacaacaacaacaacaacaacaacaacaacaacaacaaaataataatgaagatgatttGGCTAATTATGATGGTATGACTTGTCGTCGTGAAGAAGGTTGTTTAGTTTGTggtagttaa